A region of the Chryseobacterium cucumeris genome:
CTTTAATTGTACATCCGATGGCTACAGTTTTAGATGTTTTCACCATTTCCCCCTTGATCAGAGCATTTACAGCATCCTGTGCATAATATTCTGATACATCATTCGGGTTATCATAATTATTATCGATAGCACCAATGTATTTTACGATATTCTTTCCGTTTTCTCTTTTCAGTACAAAAACATGCGGTGTCTTTGTTGCTCCGTACTGTGGATAAATTTTCTGCCCTTCATCTACAAGATAGGGAAAAGTAAATCCTTTCTGCTTTGCTCTTTCAATCATCTGCTGATAACCGTCTTCCGGCTGTACGTTGGGATCATTCGGATTGATGGCAATGACCGGATATCCCTGAGCTTTATACTTTTTGTCCAGCTCAATAATCCTGTCTTCATATTTCTTTGCGTACGGGCAATGATTGCAGGTAAATACTACAATGAATCCCTTTGCGCTTTTGAAATCACTTAACGAAACCATTTTCCCGTCAATATTTTTAAGCTTAAAATCAGTGGCTTCATCCCCTATTTCGTAGCCTTTTACAGATGAAACATTCACGCTCTTATCTGTAGTCTTATGATCATCTTTCGTTGTAAAGTTCAGTAATCCCAGCCCAACGACAAATGCGGTCATTACAATTTTCAGGTTTTTCATAATCGATTATTTATTACAGGTTTTCT
Encoded here:
- a CDS encoding thioredoxin family protein; translated protein: MKNLKIVMTAFVVGLGLLNFTTKDDHKTTDKSVNVSSVKGYEIGDEATDFKLKNIDGKMVSLSDFKSAKGFIVVFTCNHCPYAKKYEDRIIELDKKYKAQGYPVIAINPNDPNVQPEDGYQQMIERAKQKGFTFPYLVDEGQKIYPQYGATKTPHVFVLKRENGKNIVKYIGAIDNNYDNPNDVSEYYAQDAVNALIKGEMVKTSKTVAIGCTIKVKK